A stretch of the Campylobacter sp. 19-13652 genome encodes the following:
- a CDS encoding heavy metal translocating P-type ATPase, translating to MSMLKCSHCQQKFDKNAMIKSGSEYFCCTGCESVWQLLHLSGLEEFYDRLGDNELNPAKDVKSDKFSFLNSNKSQAINTTDDKISTDCPTLSDIKVIADKLDSELLDIQEFETTYAKYIRVKDKAHEISLVIEGISCSACVWLLEKLLTLKDGILEISINSTNQKANIVFDPQSISLSYIINLISRVGYKAMPFDAASYEERTQKKRREFYSRLLVGLFGLMNIMWIAVAQYSGYFSGMSESIRLILNFAEFILATPVLFYTGSGFFAGLRASILGRHANMDALVASGALSTYIYSVYAMLTRSGEVYFDSVAMIITFVFIGKFFESTSKKSATDAFDTLLARLPSTVMVKRGEGFISVNADSVSSGEIIRLCAGDMALLDGVCKSGEASFDTSMITGESLPAFVEAGGEILSGSICINGNVLYRCTQSAKNSLIGRLLDVLWHNLSKKPRIEELANKISSGFSLAIIGLAVLTFVYYLFSSSFSYALIIGVSVIVIACPCALSLATPVSTVVALSIGFKNGILFRYASIIEALCECDTVVFDKTGTLTTKELKVSSFSYFAPFDEGILLSITQASTHPVSVAIAGYLKAKGVMPKDVCGVRELAGRGVMAYYKEREIAGGSSRLMRELGISLCSGSSGYYFAIDGVVLASFELSSALRDEAKDSVRALFDMGLDVMVLSGDTKASVAKSAQELGISSFKSCCLPEDKASEISRLKEAGRRVLMVGDGINDALALSEAHVAVAMSTGADVSLNTSDVILLNDSLKALVFAVRLARASMRKVRINLGFCFVYNALSIPLAMTGYVVPLVAAVSMSLSSLVVVLNSLSLGLKFKGKI from the coding sequence ATGTCTATGCTAAAATGTTCTCATTGTCAGCAAAAATTTGATAAAAATGCCATGATAAAATCAGGCTCTGAGTACTTTTGTTGCACTGGTTGTGAGAGCGTTTGGCAGCTTTTGCATTTAAGTGGGCTTGAGGAGTTTTATGATAGGCTAGGTGATAATGAGCTAAATCCAGCCAAAGATGTAAAGTCTGATAAATTTTCATTTTTAAACTCAAACAAAAGCCAAGCCATAAATACAACAGATGATAAAATTTCTACCGATTGTCCTACTCTTTCAGATATTAAAGTCATAGCAGATAAGCTTGATAGCGAGCTTTTGGATATTCAAGAATTTGAAACAACTTACGCTAAATATATCAGGGTAAAAGACAAAGCCCACGAGATAAGCCTCGTGATTGAGGGGATTTCCTGCTCGGCTTGTGTCTGGCTTTTAGAAAAGCTTTTAACTTTAAAAGATGGCATTTTAGAAATTAGCATAAACTCCACAAACCAAAAAGCAAACATAGTCTTTGACCCACAGAGCATAAGCCTTTCTTATATTATAAATTTAATATCGCGCGTAGGGTATAAGGCTATGCCATTTGACGCGGCTAGCTACGAGGAGCGCACCCAGAAAAAAAGGAGAGAGTTTTATTCGCGCCTTTTGGTGGGGCTTTTTGGGCTTATGAATATAATGTGGATAGCTGTCGCACAATATAGTGGGTACTTTAGTGGCATGAGCGAATCTATTCGCTTGATTTTAAATTTTGCCGAGTTTATTCTGGCTACACCTGTGCTTTTTTATACTGGTAGCGGATTTTTTGCTGGGCTTAGGGCTAGTATTTTAGGGCGACATGCAAACATGGACGCGCTTGTGGCAAGTGGAGCTTTGAGTACTTATATATACTCGGTTTATGCTATGCTTACTCGTAGCGGGGAGGTCTATTTTGACTCTGTTGCTATGATTATCACCTTTGTTTTTATAGGCAAATTCTTTGAATCTACAAGCAAAAAAAGCGCCACAGATGCCTTTGATACACTCCTAGCGCGGCTACCTAGCACGGTTATGGTTAAAAGAGGCGAGGGGTTTATTAGCGTGAATGCTGATAGCGTGTCTAGTGGGGAGATTATTAGGCTTTGTGCTGGGGATATGGCTCTGCTTGATGGGGTTTGTAAGAGTGGCGAGGCCAGCTTTGATACATCGATGATTACTGGCGAGAGTTTGCCAGCTTTTGTCGAGGCTGGTGGCGAGATTTTAAGTGGCAGTATCTGCATAAATGGAAACGTGCTTTATCGTTGTACCCAAAGTGCAAAAAATAGCCTTATAGGCAGGCTTTTAGACGTGCTTTGGCACAATCTATCTAAAAAGCCTCGTATTGAGGAGTTAGCAAATAAAATTTCATCAGGCTTTTCTTTAGCCATTATTGGTCTTGCTGTGCTTACATTTGTTTATTATCTATTTTCTAGCTCGTTTTCCTATGCGCTTATTATAGGTGTTTCAGTCATTGTTATAGCCTGCCCATGTGCGCTATCTCTAGCTACTCCAGTTAGTACCGTGGTCGCACTTTCTATCGGATTTAAAAATGGCATACTTTTTAGATATGCAAGCATTATTGAGGCGCTTTGTGAGTGTGATACGGTAGTCTTTGATAAGACAGGCACTTTAACGACTAAAGAGCTTAAGGTGTCTAGTTTTAGCTACTTTGCACCATTTGATGAGGGTATTTTGCTATCTATTACGCAGGCTAGCACCCATCCAGTAAGCGTAGCTATCGCAGGTTATCTAAAAGCAAAAGGCGTAATGCCAAAAGATGTTTGCGGTGTTAGGGAGCTTGCTGGACGTGGCGTGATGGCTTATTATAAAGAGCGTGAGATAGCAGGCGGTAGTAGCAGGCTTATGAGGGAGCTTGGTATTAGCTTATGTTCTGGTAGCTCAGGGTATTATTTTGCGATTGATGGGGTTGTTCTAGCTAGTTTTGAGCTTAGCTCTGCGCTAAGAGATGAGGCAAAAGATAGTGTGCGTGCGCTTTTTGATATGGGGCTTGATGTGATGGTGCTATCAGGAGATACCAAAGCCTCTGTAGCAAAGAGCGCACAAGAGCTTGGCATAAGCTCGTTTAAGTCCTGCTGTCTGCCAGAGGATAAGGCTAGCGAGATATCAAGGTTAAAAGAGGCTGGGCGCAGGGTGCTTATGGTGGGAGATGGTATTAATGACGCTTTGGCGCTTTCAGAGGCTCACGTGGCTGTGGCGATGAGCACAGGGGCTGATGTGAGCCTTAATACAAGCGATGTGATACTACTAAACGACAGCCTAAAAGCGCTTGTTTTTGCGGTGCGTCTGGCTAGGGCTAGCATGCGTAAGGTGCGGATAAATTTAGGCTTTTGCTTTGTCTATAATGCCCTTAGTATTCCGCTTGCCATGACTGGGTATGTCGTGCCGCTTGTGGCTGCTGTTTCTATGTCGCTT
- a CDS encoding c-type cytochrome: MKELKIFAILVILSGILYWGIEPYAHTKLHPHTSAADFDYINEDVELAKEHLNQKQVELTMAELSHDSAKVLSAKVALQSSKEYLDSYESFWGDIKKIDLNKGDATKGEEIFNNAGCTGCHGMKVAGIESPNDAAGASEAFGVVPPDLSTAGAIYDSEFLAALIKNPPMALKLSHKFNDEKPFPMPNFAPSSDNENGEIADLVAYLKAMSEKYISENNGISDERLFADACQRCHDMKYAKLYATSNKALLAEYLGSTPPDLSMMIRAKNSDNYLVKFINDTQKMLPGTAMPRVGLTDQATEQIVGYMEKVGDSKKAERESLGIYIMLYFLVLGIFATLWKRKIWADLH; the protein is encoded by the coding sequence ATGAAAGAGTTAAAGATATTTGCTATATTAGTTATCCTTTCAGGGATTCTTTACTGGGGTATTGAGCCTTATGCACATACTAAGCTACATCCTCACACCTCTGCTGCTGATTTTGACTATATAAATGAGGATGTGGAGCTTGCAAAAGAGCATTTAAATCAAAAACAAGTAGAGCTAACTATGGCTGAGCTTAGCCATGACAGTGCCAAAGTCTTATCTGCAAAGGTGGCTTTACAATCATCTAAAGAGTATTTAGATTCTTATGAGAGCTTTTGGGGAGATATTAAAAAAATTGACCTAAACAAAGGCGACGCCACAAAAGGCGAAGAGATATTTAATAATGCTGGCTGTACAGGTTGTCACGGCATGAAAGTAGCTGGTATAGAATCGCCAAATGATGCAGCTGGCGCTAGCGAGGCTTTTGGGGTGGTTCCACCTGATCTTAGTACCGCTGGGGCTATTTATGATAGCGAGTTTTTGGCTGCACTTATTAAAAATCCACCTATGGCGCTTAAGTTAAGTCATAAATTTAACGATGAAAAGCCTTTTCCTATGCCAAATTTTGCACCAAGTTCTGATAATGAAAATGGCGAAATTGCTGATTTGGTGGCTTATCTAAAAGCAATGAGCGAAAAATATATAAGCGAAAACAATGGTATAAGTGACGAGAGATTATTTGCTGATGCTTGCCAAAGATGCCATGATATGAAGTACGCAAAACTTTATGCTACTTCAAATAAAGCATTGCTTGCAGAGTATTTAGGCTCAACTCCACCTGATTTATCTATGATGATTAGAGCGAAAAACTCTGATAATTATCTGGTCAAATTTATAAATGATACTCAAAAAATGCTTCCAGGTACGGCTATGCCTCGTGTTGGTTTGACTGATCAAGCTACTGAACAAATAGTCGGATATATGGAAAAAGTAGGGGATAGTAAAAAGGCAGAGCGCGAGAGCTTGGGAATTTATATAATGCTATATTTCTTAGTTTTGGGCATATTTGCAACACTATGGAAGCGCAAGATTTGGGCTGATCTACATTAA
- a CDS encoding cytochrome bc complex cytochrome b subunit, producing the protein MAQIHKSTSVLDWFDQRLAVTKLFKVLMSEYWIPKNINFLWAMGVILISLFAVLFISGLFLLMYYKPDVHLAFDSVNYTIMQEVEYGWLWRHMHAVAASVVFLIMYIHLLTGLYYGSYKRGREVIWVSGMLLFICFSAEAFSGYMLPWGQMSYWAATVITQLFGGVPVIGDALVEWIRGDYAVGDSTLTRFFMLHVCLMPIVIIAVIAVHFYSLRIPHVNNIDSEEIDFEVEANEYLHGDKAKAKVIPFWPGFLSKDFMYVSFFMIFYFYLVCFHYGFAMDPINFEPANPLKTPPHIYPEWYFLWQYEILRGFFFDIAGISAYNIGLMAFAFAGAAFMIIPLLDRSDVVAPAQRRPLFFIWFWVLVIDLILLSILGKLPTGGIMDWLGFGSSVLFLFLFIVALPLITILERKRG; encoded by the coding sequence ATGGCACAAATTCATAAATCAACAAGCGTTCTTGACTGGTTTGATCAGCGCTTAGCAGTAACTAAGCTCTTTAAAGTACTTATGAGCGAATACTGGATACCGAAAAATATCAACTTCCTTTGGGCTATGGGTGTTATACTTATTAGCCTTTTTGCGGTGCTTTTTATAAGTGGACTTTTTCTTCTTATGTATTATAAGCCCGATGTACATTTAGCCTTTGATAGCGTAAACTACACAATAATGCAAGAGGTTGAGTATGGTTGGTTATGGCGACATATGCACGCAGTTGCAGCTTCTGTTGTGTTTTTGATTATGTATATTCACCTACTTACTGGGCTTTATTATGGTTCTTATAAGAGGGGTCGCGAAGTCATATGGGTAAGTGGAATGCTGCTATTTATCTGCTTTTCAGCTGAGGCATTTAGCGGATATATGCTACCATGGGGACAGATGAGCTACTGGGCGGCGACTGTTATTACTCAGCTTTTTGGTGGTGTACCAGTAATTGGCGATGCGTTAGTTGAATGGATACGTGGAGATTATGCTGTTGGCGATAGTACGCTTACTCGCTTTTTTATGCTTCACGTCTGCCTTATGCCGATAGTTATTATTGCCGTTATTGCGGTGCATTTTTACTCACTTCGTATTCCGCATGTTAATAATATAGATAGCGAAGAAATAGACTTTGAAGTAGAGGCTAATGAGTATTTGCATGGAGATAAAGCTAAGGCTAAGGTTATTCCATTTTGGCCTGGATTTTTGTCAAAAGACTTTATGTATGTATCGTTTTTTATGATTTTTTATTTTTATCTAGTTTGCTTTCACTACGGTTTTGCGATGGATCCGATAAATTTCGAGCCAGCAAATCCTCTAAAAACTCCACCACACATCTATCCTGAGTGGTATTTCTTATGGCAGTATGAGATTTTACGTGGATTTTTCTTTGATATAGCTGGAATTTCAGCCTACAATATAGGGCTTATGGCATTTGCTTTTGCTGGAGCTGCATTTATGATTATACCTTTACTAGACCGCAGCGATGTAGTAGCCCCAGCTCAGAGAAGACCTCTGTTTTTTATATGGTTTTGGGTGCTTGTGATTGATTTAATATTGCTGTCAATCCTGGGTAAACTTCCAACCGGAGGTATTATGGATTGGTTGGGCTTTGGTTCATCTGTGCTATTTTTATTCTTATTTATAGTGGCACTACCACTTATTACCATACTTGAAAGGAAAAGGGGCTAA
- a CDS encoding Rieske 2Fe-2S domain-containing protein, with product MSLKQERRDFIGLAFGAVAAVGGAFSLVAMKKTWDPLPSVKAAGFTTVDISPINPGEMRQVEWRKKPIFIIRKDDKMSADDARDVIIDGSRYTVVIGLCTHLGCIPQWRSSSLDFVCPCHGGVFNASGVNTFGPPPRPLDIPPFKIEGTKLVLGEEGEEYKKLVGKA from the coding sequence ATGTCTCTTAAGCAAGAACGACGAGATTTTATTGGTTTAGCCTTTGGCGCGGTAGCTGCTGTTGGCGGAGCTTTTTCGCTCGTGGCGATGAAAAAGACGTGGGATCCGCTTCCGAGTGTAAAAGCAGCTGGTTTTACAACAGTGGATATAAGCCCTATAAACCCAGGCGAGATGCGCCAAGTAGAGTGGCGTAAAAAGCCTATTTTTATAATAAGAAAAGACGATAAAATGTCAGCTGATGACGCTAGAGACGTCATTATAGACGGTAGTCGCTATACCGTAGTTATAGGTCTTTGTACCCACCTAGGCTGCATACCTCAATGGAGAAGTAGTAGTCTTGACTTTGTATGCCCCTGTCATGGAGGCGTATTTAACGCAAGCGGCGTAAATACCTTTGGCCCACCACCTCGCCCACTAGATATACCACCTTTTAAAATAGAGGGTACTAAGCTAGTCTTAGGCGAAGAGGGCGAAGAGTATAAAAAATTAGTTGGTAAAGCTTAA
- the mnmG gene encoding tRNA uridine-5-carboxymethylaminomethyl(34) synthesis enzyme MnmG, which yields MNEYDIIVIGGGHAGIEASMAAAKMGKKTLLITILAEQIGAASCNPAIGGLAKGHLVKEVDALGGVMGLSTDICGIQFRVLNESKGPAVRGSRAQIDMDKYRVYMRNLLLNTPNLEITQEIASQILTQNGAVCGVKTHLGNEYFAKAVIITTGTFLNGLIHVGFNKFSAGRVGELASTELSNSLRELGLNLGRLKTGTCPRIDAKSIDFSTLERQDGDAKPKAFSFRTRDFNPTQLPCYIAYTDENTHEIIRSNFDKAPLFTGQIEGVGPRYCPSIEDKINRFADKDRHHLFIEPQTAEASEYYINGFSTSLPYDVQVAMIRSIKGFENARIVRHGYAIEYDYVEPTQLYHTLETKAVAGLYLAGQINGTTGYEEAAAQGLMAGINAVLKIDAKKPFILRRDEGYIGVLIDDLVTKGTKEPYRMFTSRAEYRLLLREDNATLRLSHYGHEFGLLSSDEYALVDAVRERVKQGLEWLNLTEITPSKANLEFLSSINEDIISEKSTWQKIVARKSFGADKLRKLDEFFAGLDEVSLEQILIEAKYQHYIKEQLGQIERMRGMLEVKIPGDFSFKGISGLSNEVIEKLELFRPPTLFAASQISGITPAAIDIIHIYLKQRGAI from the coding sequence ATGAACGAATATGATATCATCGTAATAGGCGGCGGACATGCTGGCATAGAGGCTAGCATGGCGGCTGCAAAAATGGGCAAAAAAACGCTTTTAATCACAATCCTAGCCGAGCAAATAGGCGCAGCAAGCTGTAATCCAGCTATAGGTGGACTGGCTAAAGGACACCTCGTAAAAGAAGTCGACGCTCTTGGCGGGGTTATGGGGCTTAGCACCGATATTTGTGGGATTCAGTTTCGCGTGCTAAATGAGAGCAAAGGTCCAGCAGTACGTGGCTCAAGAGCGCAGATAGATATGGATAAATACCGTGTTTATATGAGAAATTTGCTCCTAAATACTCCAAATTTAGAAATCACTCAAGAAATTGCCTCTCAAATTCTAACGCAAAACGGCGCAGTGTGTGGCGTAAAAACTCACCTAGGCAATGAATACTTTGCAAAAGCAGTGATAATCACGACTGGGACGTTTTTAAACGGGCTTATTCATGTGGGATTTAATAAATTTAGCGCAGGGCGAGTGGGCGAGCTAGCTAGTACGGAGCTATCAAATAGCTTAAGGGAGCTTGGGTTAAATTTGGGTAGATTAAAGACTGGCACCTGCCCTAGGATTGACGCAAAGAGCATTGATTTTAGCACTCTTGAGCGACAAGACGGCGATGCTAAACCAAAGGCATTTAGCTTTCGCACTCGCGATTTTAACCCCACTCAGCTGCCATGCTACATAGCCTACACAGATGAAAATACCCATGAGATAATCCGCTCAAATTTTGACAAAGCGCCGCTTTTTACAGGGCAGATTGAGGGTGTGGGGCCACGCTATTGTCCTAGCATTGAGGATAAAATCAATCGCTTTGCCGATAAAGACCGCCATCATCTTTTCATCGAGCCGCAGACTGCCGAGGCGAGCGAATACTACATAAATGGCTTTTCTACCAGCCTTCCTTATGACGTGCAAGTGGCAATGATAAGAAGTATAAAAGGCTTTGAAAATGCGCGCATAGTAAGGCACGGATATGCGATAGAATACGACTATGTAGAGCCTACACAGCTATACCACACGCTAGAGACAAAGGCTGTGGCTGGGCTATATTTAGCGGGACAGATAAATGGTACGACTGGGTATGAGGAGGCTGCGGCTCAGGGGCTAATGGCTGGCATAAATGCCGTGCTTAAAATTGACGCAAAAAAGCCCTTTATCTTGCGCCGAGATGAAGGATATATCGGCGTTTTAATCGATGATTTAGTAACCAAAGGCACAAAAGAGCCTTACCGTATGTTTACAAGCCGTGCGGAGTATCGCCTGCTACTGCGTGAGGATAATGCGACGCTTAGACTAAGCCATTATGGGCATGAGTTTGGGCTTTTATCAAGCGATGAGTATGCTTTGGTAGATGCAGTAAGAGAGCGTGTAAAGCAGGGGCTGGAGTGGCTAAATTTGACAGAGATTACACCCTCAAAGGCTAATTTGGAGTTTTTATCTAGCATTAACGAGGATATTATAAGCGAAAAAAGTACTTGGCAAAAAATCGTCGCTAGAAAGAGCTTTGGTGCGGATAAGTTAAGAAAGCTTGATGAGTTTTTTGCTGGGCTTGATGAGGTTAGCTTAGAGCAAATTTTAATCGAGGCAAAATATCAGCACTATATAAAAGAACAGCTAGGGCAGATAGAGCGCATGAGAGGCATGCTTGAGGTTAAAATTCCGGGTGATTTTAGCTTTAAAGGTATAAGTGGGCTTAGTAATGAAGTGATAGAAAAGCTCGAGCTTTTCAGGCCGCCGACTCTATTTGCGGCTAGTCAGATAAGCGGTATCACGCCAGCTGCAATTGATATTATTCATATATATTTAAAGCAACGCGGAGCAATTTAA
- a CDS encoding acyl-CoA thioesterase — MKDYGEPFIRIVAMPKDTNSAGNIFGGWIMSQIDLAGGSAARQVAPERVVTVSMKEILFTSPVYVGDQVCYYAKIKDVGKTSIHVQVEVIALRLNELGFRQPHHVASAHGSYVSVTKDGVKKTISDELKRLHGF, encoded by the coding sequence ATAAAGGATTATGGAGAGCCATTTATCCGTATAGTGGCTATGCCAAAGGATACAAACTCAGCTGGAAATATCTTTGGTGGGTGGATAATGAGCCAAATAGATCTAGCAGGTGGAAGTGCAGCTAGGCAGGTAGCACCAGAGCGTGTGGTAACTGTAAGCATGAAAGAGATTCTTTTTACAAGCCCTGTTTATGTGGGGGATCAAGTCTGCTATTATGCAAAGATAAAAGATGTGGGCAAAACCTCCATACATGTACAAGTTGAAGTCATTGCGCTTAGGCTAAATGAGCTGGGCTTTCGTCAGCCTCATCACGTCGCCAGCGCACACGGTAGCTACGTAAGTGTAACCAAAGACGGAGTAAAAAAAACCATAAGCGACGAACTAAAGCGCCTACATGGCTTTTAA
- the ciaB gene encoding invasion protein CiaB codes for MEKLINLNLILKQSWQEKYELYKNLNSSIIDEGINICGIKTGLKEDTEALRLAVAKRLVDLKTEAIENELKKLNFNQSQIKDIKKPLFKLALKFNMQNLENLIERAINDGLIKGFSKALIMGVHEIGLAINEWQISWQEKIIDGTNEELLDKFKELSEAVKWLKQNGLFMRTPQGEAADRAYGALVKSGAGYDMRTYAEAFKDEFSAIDAAFFNAIKAMKDNLNQTDELISSADAAAYIEYFSALKEAFACKEVNECIGKWQDAERVWMRVKAPLQVGHPLEYYEDALTHAVAPEWDLRLASNSAIDENKLKSQMISTFEHFYKNLGADDESMRTQVIENIKKTQLYISAPMLFYAAELDGLFSAQVVPNDETVSSECGKKIFAFTDHIRTASMARPFMRLSTEIFPSEFLEFNRRVLFVRPRLWKQVYNASTIGHEFGHIFFIGEQTEKLMNESGEFKFIEEYKATAGGLVNFFLNDKEVSGELRIAVFAELIARAVGLIAWKNVPEVRAYYCEGLIHLSLLFSSKAIEFNGTSLEVDISAAAYERFKKLCLLTYESLAIHYIEQNDASTWLKNYCVKDDKTYLPKQSEVEEFVKYYYNRYELIGGELDTSGAWARYSAQAINE; via the coding sequence ATGGAAAAACTCATAAATTTAAATCTAATCTTAAAACAAAGCTGGCAAGAAAAGTACGAGCTTTATAAAAATTTAAACTCATCTATCATAGACGAGGGGATTAATATTTGCGGGATTAAGACTGGCTTAAAGGAGGATACAGAGGCTTTGCGACTAGCTGTGGCAAAGCGGCTTGTGGATCTAAAAACCGAAGCGATAGAAAATGAGCTAAAAAAGCTAAACTTTAATCAATCGCAGATAAAAGATATTAAAAAACCCCTTTTTAAACTTGCGCTTAAATTTAATATGCAAAACCTCGAAAATCTAATCGAGCGAGCCATAAATGACGGCTTAATAAAAGGCTTTAGCAAGGCGCTAATCATGGGCGTACACGAGATAGGGCTAGCCATAAATGAGTGGCAAATATCTTGGCAAGAAAAGATAATAGACGGCACAAACGAGGAGCTTTTGGATAAATTTAAAGAGCTAAGCGAGGCTGTAAAGTGGCTAAAACAAAACGGACTTTTCATGCGTACACCACAGGGCGAGGCGGCTGATAGGGCTTATGGCGCGCTTGTAAAAAGTGGCGCAGGCTATGATATGAGGACGTATGCAGAGGCTTTTAAGGATGAATTTAGTGCCATTGACGCGGCATTTTTTAATGCTATTAAAGCTATGAAAGATAATCTAAATCAAACTGATGAGCTAATCTCTAGCGCAGATGCGGCTGCTTATATAGAGTATTTTAGCGCGCTAAAGGAGGCGTTTGCTTGCAAAGAGGTAAATGAGTGCATAGGCAAGTGGCAAGACGCGGAACGCGTGTGGATGAGGGTAAAAGCGCCACTTCAAGTGGGACATCCGCTTGAATATTACGAGGACGCCCTAACGCATGCAGTTGCGCCCGAATGGGACTTGCGACTAGCCTCAAACTCAGCCATAGACGAAAATAAGCTAAAATCCCAAATGATAAGCACCTTTGAGCATTTTTATAAAAATTTGGGCGCAGATGACGAGTCTATGCGTACTCAAGTGATAGAAAATATCAAAAAAACCCAGCTTTACATAAGCGCACCTATGCTCTTTTACGCAGCGGAGCTTGATGGGCTTTTTAGCGCTCAAGTCGTGCCAAATGACGAAACCGTAAGCTCTGAATGCGGCAAGAAAATCTTTGCCTTTACAGACCATATCCGCACTGCCTCTATGGCGCGTCCGTTTATGCGCCTTAGTACGGAGATTTTTCCAAGTGAGTTTTTGGAATTTAACCGCAGGGTGCTTTTTGTAAGACCTAGGCTTTGGAAGCAAGTTTATAACGCAAGCACAATCGGACATGAGTTTGGGCATATTTTCTTTATTGGTGAGCAGACTGAAAAGCTGATGAATGAAAGTGGAGAGTTTAAATTTATAGAGGAGTATAAGGCCACAGCTGGGGGACTTGTTAACTTTTTCTTAAACGATAAGGAGGTTAGCGGAGAGCTTAGGATAGCCGTATTTGCGGAACTAATCGCACGCGCTGTAGGGCTAATAGCGTGGAAAAACGTCCCAGAGGTAAGAGCGTATTACTGTGAGGGACTTATACATTTAAGCCTGCTTTTTAGCTCCAAAGCGATAGAATTTAACGGCACTAGCTTAGAGGTTGATATAAGCGCGGCAGCTTATGAGAGATTTAAAAAGCTATGCCTACTTACCTATGAGAGCCTAGCCATACACTACATAGAGCAAAATGACGCTAGCACTTGGCTAAAAAACTACTGCGTAAAAGATGACAAAACCTACCTCCCAAAGCAATCCGAAGTGGAGGAGTTTGTAAAATATTATTACAACAGATACGAGCTAATAGGTGGAGAGCTGGATACTTCAGGGGCGTGGGCTAGATACAGTGCACAAGCCATAAATGAGTAA